A genomic segment from Brachyhypopomus gauderio isolate BG-103 unplaced genomic scaffold, BGAUD_0.2 sc52, whole genome shotgun sequence encodes:
- the cldn7a gene encoding claudin-7-A, which produces MANSGVQLLGFSLSLIGIIGLIIGTILPQWKMSAYVGDSIITAVATYQGLWMSCAFQSTGQLQCKIYDSILQLDSALQATRALMIVGIIVSMAGLGVASIGMKCTTCGAEDKVRKARTAMTGGIVLLVGALCAVVACSWFAHNVIRAFYNPFTPVNTKFEFGAAIFIAWGGSFLDVLGGAMLAASCPRRKQVSKYHKNPTRAPSSTKEYV; this is translated from the exons ATGGCGAACTCGGGAGTTCAGTTGCTTGGCTTCTCGCTTTCTCTGATCGGTATTATTGGATTGATCATCGGAACCATCCTGCCGCAGTGGAAGATGTCTGCGTACGTGGGGGACAGCATCATCACCGCCGTGGCCACTTACCAAGGCCTCTGGATGTCTTGCGCTTTCCAAAGCACCGGCCAACTCCAGTGCAAGATCTACGACTCCATTCTGCAGCTAGACA gtgcGTTGCAGGCCACCCGCGCTCTCATGATAGTGGGCATCATCGTGTCGATGGCCGGGCTGGGCGTCGCCAGCATCGGGATGAAGTGCACCACCTGTGGGGCGGAGGACAAAGTGCGGAAGGCCCGCACCGCCATGACGGGGGGCATCGTCCTGCtggtggggg CCCTGTGTGCAGTGGTCGCCTGCTCCTGGTTTGCCCACAACGTGATCCGCGCGTTCTACAACCCCTTCACTCCAGTCAACACCAA GTTTGAGTTTGGCGCTGCTATTTTCATTGCATGGGGTGGATCGTTCCTGGATGTTCTTGGGGGCGCCATGCTGGCCGCCTCCTGCCCTCGGCGCAAACAGGTGTCCAAGTACCACAAAAATCCTACTCGCGCGCCCAGCAGCACCAAGGAGTATGTGTGA
- the chrnb1l gene encoding cholinergic receptor, nicotinic, beta 1 (muscle) like isoform X1, translated as MEQRVRALLWVLWCCCVPALTGGSEAEQRLLQDLFENYNLKVRPARTWNETVMVRVGMTLVQLIGLNEKNGEMTTNVFMNMAWSDYRLSWDPSDYENIDVIRVPPNKVWRPDIYLINNNDGQFDVALYVNVLVKNDGTVSWLPPAIYRSSCSIEVAYFPFDWQNCTMVFRSYTYDASEVDLQYGLDEDGNDLREIVIDKNAFTENGEWQICHKPSRKNVQDDLYEDITFYLIIERKPLFYIINIIVPCILTSVLAIFVFYLPPGAGEKMTLSISVLIALTVFMLLLADRVPETSLAIPIIVNYVMFTMILVTFSVILSVVVLNLHHRTSSTHYMPGWMRVVFINLLPPYLGMDRPRPEGPAEEQEPDDGPPLNLHSGRPGGEYFIRRINPELVLPWKGSHTDNTVKLQRFFDSESYCLILPPDLKSAIAAVTYMAEQLKKQDVDDTMTDDWQYIAMVVDRLFLWLFVIITSLGTLTMFLDASFNHTPDNPFP; from the exons GAGGCTCTGAGGCTGAGCAGAGACTTCTACAGGACCTGTTTGAAAACTACAACCTGAAGGTGCGGCCCGCTCGGACCTGGAATGAGACGGTGATGGTCAGAGTGGGGATGACCCTAGTGCAACTGATCGGCCtg AATGAGAAGAATGGAGAGATGACAACCAACGTATTCATGAACATG GCGTGGTCCGACTACAGGTTGTCCTGGGACCCATCAGACTACGAGAACATCGACGTCATCCGAGTTCCACCTAACAAAGTCTGGCGTCCAGACATATACCTAATCAACAA TAACGACGGGCAGTTCGACGTCGCTCTGTACGTGAATGTACTGGTTAAAAATGACGGCACCGTTTCCTGGCTGCCTCCAGCAATATATCGTAGTTCCTGCTCCATTGAG GTGGCCTACTTCCCGTTTGACTGGCAGAACTGCACCATGGTGTTCCGCTCGTACACATACGACGCCTCAGAGGTGGACTTACAGTACGGTCTGGATGAGGATGGGAACGACCTTCGTGAGATAGTCATCGACAAAAACGCCTTTACTG AGAATGGCGAGTGGCAGATTTGTCATAAACCCTCCAGGAAGAATGTCCAGGACGACCTGTACGAGGATATCACCTTCTACCTGATCATCGAGAGGAAGCCGCTCTTCTACATCATCAACATCATCGTTCCCTGCATCCTCACCAGTGTTCTGGCCATATTTGTCTTCTATTTGCCCCCAGGAGCGG GAGAGAAAATGACTCTGTCCATCTCCGTCCTCATCGCTCTCACCGTCTTCATGCTGCTGCTAGCAGACAGAGTCCCAGAAACCTCTCTGGCGATTCCCATTATCGTCAACTACGTGATGTTCACCATGATCCTGGTGACGTTCTCGGTCATCCTGAGTGTCGTggtgttgaacctccaccacagaACCTCCAGCACTCACTACATGCCTGGCTGGATGCGGGTG GTGTTCATCAACTTGCTGCCTCCTTACCTGGGCATGGACAGACCACGACCAGAAGGTCCAGCAGAGGAGCAGGAGCCCGACGATGGGCCCCCGCTCAACCTGCACAGCGGCAGACCCGGAGGAGAGTACTTCATCAGGAGGATCAACCCTGAGCTCGTCCTGCCATGGAAAGGAAG tcATACCGACAACACAGTGAAGCTCCAGAGATTTTTTGACAGTGAGAGCTACTGTCTAATTTTGCCTCCTGATCTCAAATCCGCCATCGCTGCTGTCACTTACAtggcagaacaactgaaaaagCAAGATGTGGATGATACT ATGACAGATGACTGGCAGTACATCGCCATGGTGGTAGATCGCCTCTTCCTCTGGCTTTTCGTCATCATCACCAGCCTGGGCACCTTGACCATGTTTCTGGATGCCAGCTTCAACCACACACCTGACAACCCTTTTCCCTAA
- the chrnb1l gene encoding cholinergic receptor, nicotinic, beta 1 (muscle) like isoform X2, translated as MEQRVRALLWVLWCCCVPALTGGSEAEQRLLQDLFENYNLKVRPARTWNETVMVRVGMTLVQLIGLNEKNGEMTTNVFMNMAWSDYRLSWDPSDYENIDVIRVPPNKVWRPDIYLINNNDGQFDVALYVNVLVKNDGTVSWLPPAIYRSSCSIENCTMVFRSYTYDASEVDLQYGLDEDGNDLREIVIDKNAFTENGEWQICHKPSRKNVQDDLYEDITFYLIIERKPLFYIINIIVPCILTSVLAIFVFYLPPGAGEKMTLSISVLIALTVFMLLLADRVPETSLAIPIIVNYVMFTMILVTFSVILSVVVLNLHHRTSSTHYMPGWMRVVFINLLPPYLGMDRPRPEGPAEEQEPDDGPPLNLHSGRPGGEYFIRRINPELVLPWKGSHTDNTVKLQRFFDSESYCLILPPDLKSAIAAVTYMAEQLKKQDVDDTMTDDWQYIAMVVDRLFLWLFVIITSLGTLTMFLDASFNHTPDNPFP; from the exons GAGGCTCTGAGGCTGAGCAGAGACTTCTACAGGACCTGTTTGAAAACTACAACCTGAAGGTGCGGCCCGCTCGGACCTGGAATGAGACGGTGATGGTCAGAGTGGGGATGACCCTAGTGCAACTGATCGGCCtg AATGAGAAGAATGGAGAGATGACAACCAACGTATTCATGAACATG GCGTGGTCCGACTACAGGTTGTCCTGGGACCCATCAGACTACGAGAACATCGACGTCATCCGAGTTCCACCTAACAAAGTCTGGCGTCCAGACATATACCTAATCAACAA TAACGACGGGCAGTTCGACGTCGCTCTGTACGTGAATGTACTGGTTAAAAATGACGGCACCGTTTCCTGGCTGCCTCCAGCAATATATCGTAGTTCCTGCTCCATTGAG AACTGCACCATGGTGTTCCGCTCGTACACATACGACGCCTCAGAGGTGGACTTACAGTACGGTCTGGATGAGGATGGGAACGACCTTCGTGAGATAGTCATCGACAAAAACGCCTTTACTG AGAATGGCGAGTGGCAGATTTGTCATAAACCCTCCAGGAAGAATGTCCAGGACGACCTGTACGAGGATATCACCTTCTACCTGATCATCGAGAGGAAGCCGCTCTTCTACATCATCAACATCATCGTTCCCTGCATCCTCACCAGTGTTCTGGCCATATTTGTCTTCTATTTGCCCCCAGGAGCGG GAGAGAAAATGACTCTGTCCATCTCCGTCCTCATCGCTCTCACCGTCTTCATGCTGCTGCTAGCAGACAGAGTCCCAGAAACCTCTCTGGCGATTCCCATTATCGTCAACTACGTGATGTTCACCATGATCCTGGTGACGTTCTCGGTCATCCTGAGTGTCGTggtgttgaacctccaccacagaACCTCCAGCACTCACTACATGCCTGGCTGGATGCGGGTG GTGTTCATCAACTTGCTGCCTCCTTACCTGGGCATGGACAGACCACGACCAGAAGGTCCAGCAGAGGAGCAGGAGCCCGACGATGGGCCCCCGCTCAACCTGCACAGCGGCAGACCCGGAGGAGAGTACTTCATCAGGAGGATCAACCCTGAGCTCGTCCTGCCATGGAAAGGAAG tcATACCGACAACACAGTGAAGCTCCAGAGATTTTTTGACAGTGAGAGCTACTGTCTAATTTTGCCTCCTGATCTCAAATCCGCCATCGCTGCTGTCACTTACAtggcagaacaactgaaaaagCAAGATGTGGATGATACT ATGACAGATGACTGGCAGTACATCGCCATGGTGGTAGATCGCCTCTTCCTCTGGCTTTTCGTCATCATCACCAGCCTGGGCACCTTGACCATGTTTCTGGATGCCAGCTTCAACCACACACCTGACAACCCTTTTCCCTAA